The following coding sequences lie in one Lolium perenne isolate Kyuss_39 chromosome 2, Kyuss_2.0, whole genome shotgun sequence genomic window:
- the LOC139836178 gene encoding uncharacterized protein — MDSLPSLAFSFARFVAREERRLQTRRHRTFGLAARRRNFSLNFNRRRNFGQNFNRRRNFGRNINRRQSMNGGLRHHRAVLGVPRRRYGPGGGLRRRHNHRQHYNHVHRRVQDINFTGTPRACTSAVVPREEVSAIPEVAVVPAVVTAAPEIATAVPEIVAVEPEVAAEFENDASASSPTADADELLPPPPALTVPPMDWLLGGPSAGWLVDDPDRDFSDDELEAQPHPSVHYYMRHGYGSCLPSPTPSEEEPEHFAPPGYALMTEFFEPPAAAPVDALSPALTTNLQMEMEGNEAVATARARALVPDLNHPAAEETKEENEDAPPAPSLALPTPSPEARVLLRRFASAMAVRPAGIRRGTWCPEALGLTNRVAELRLNEATHHSSSSAEGSSGR; from the coding sequence ATGGATTCCCTGCCAtcattggctttttctttcgctcGTTTTGTGGCACGAGAGGAGCGCCGCCTCCAAACTCGTCGCCATCGGACCTTCGGTCTTGCTGCTCGTCGCCGGAACTTCAGCCTGAACTTCAACCGCCGCCGGAACTTCGGCCAGAACTTCAACCGTCGTCGGAACTTCGGCCGGAACATCAACCGCCGCCAAAGCATGAACGGTGGCCTCCGCCACCACAGGGCAGTACTTGGTGTCCCTCGCCGTCGCTACGGCCCTGGTGgtggcctccgccgccgccacaaccATCGGCAGCATTACAACCATGTTCACCGCCGTGTGCAGGACATCAATTTCACTGGAACACCAAGAGCATGTACCAGTGCAGTTGTGCCAAGGGAAGAGGTCTCGGCCATACCAGAGGTTGCTGTTGTACCGGCGGTTGTTACCGCGGCGCCGGAGATCGCTACTGCGGTGCCGGAGATCGTTGCCGTTGAGCCGGAGGTTGCTGCAGAGTTCGAGAACGACGCCTCCGCCTCGTCACCAACCGCGGACGCCGACGAACTTCTACCTCCTCCGCCGGCACTCACTGTCCCGCCCATGGACTGGCTGTTGGGCGGACCTAGTGCCGGATGGCTCGTCGACGACCCAGACCGCGACTTCAGCGACGACGAACTCGAGGCGCAGCCACATCCGTCGGTGCACTACTACATGCGCCACGGGTACGGGTCGTGCCTGCCATCTCCGACGCCATCCGAAGAGGAGCCGGAGCACTTCGCTCCGCCGGGCTACGCCTTGATGACGGAGTTCTTCGAGCCACCGGCTGCGGCTCCCGTGGACGCGCTCTCGCCGGCGCTCACCACCAACCTCCAGATGGAGATGGAAGGGAACGAGGCCGTGGCAACTGCTCGCGCCCGCGCGCTCGTCCCCGACCTCAACCACCCAGCGGCAGAAGAAACGAAGGAGGAGAACGAGGACGCGCCGCCGGCGCCGTCCCTTGCCCTCCCCACGCCCTCGCCGGAGGCCAGGGTGCTGCTCCGTCGCTTCGCGTCGGCCATGGCGGTCCGCCCCGCCGGCATCCGCAGAGGAACTTGGTGCCCCGAGGCCCTCGGCCTCACCAACCGCGTCGCGGAACTCCGCCTCAACGAGGCCACCCACCACTCTTCCTCCTCAGCGGAGGGATCGAGCGGCCGCTGA
- the LOC127336229 gene encoding 9-beta-pimara-7,15-diene oxidase, with protein sequence MELSAATLLPVALASLAILVSVLRRSKSASSSDKRRPPGPPCLPFIGSLLHLVTSKAPVVLRDLARKYGPVMYLRLGRVDHVVISSPAAAQEVLRDNNLNFSSRPNLLVTETICYGGLDIAFAPYGAYWRTLRKLCTMELLSARKVRQFAHIRDTETLSMIQNVRAASTSGKPVHLASLLLACANSITAKAAFGEVCDAELREQFLTAMEVGVSAGGGFCVGDLFPSLWFVDVITGLKGRLWKARREIDAVFDTIIGECEARREKKKTSTTATATTEEDDILSVILQIKDEGEIKFPVGNTNVKAIILDLFIGGTETTATSVEWIMSELMRNPDVMQKVQLEVRRTFDNKKPQDHEAHIEELHYMKMIIKETLRMHPPLPLMIPHECRQTCDIGGFKVLEGSRILINAWAIGRNPDSWEDAEVFRPERFEDSNLDYKGTQYEYLPFGSGRRMCPGSNFGLAALDLILARLLYYFNWSLLGGMRPDELDTEMIAGATAKKKNPLNLVATPYNVPMQTQS encoded by the exons ATGGAGCTCAGCGCAGCTACCCTCCTCCCTGTCGCTCTCGCCTCACTGGCCATCCTCGTATCCGTACTTCGCCGTAGTAAATCGGCATCGAGCTCCGACAAGAGGCGGCCTCCTGGTCCACCATGTCTGCCCTTTATTGGAAGCCTCCTCCACCTCGTGACGTCCAAGGCGCCGGTGGTTCTCCGGGACCTGGCCAGGAAGTACGGCCCAGTGATGTATCTGCGACTAGGCCGGGTCGACCACGTCGTCATCTCGTCGCCGGCGGCCGCGCAGGAGGTGCTCCGGGACAACAACCTCAACTTCTCGTCGCGGCCGAATCTTCTGGTCACCGAGACCATCTGCTACGGAGGCCTGGACATCGCCTTCGCGCCATACGGAGCCTACTGGAGGACGCTGCGCAAGCTCTGCACCATGGAGCTCCTCAGCGCGCGGAAGGTGAGGCAGTTCGCGCACATCAGGGACACGGAGACTCTCTCCATGATTCAAAACGTCCGCGCCGCCAGCACGAGCGGCAAGCCGGTCCATCTCGCCAGCCTGCTCCTGGCGTGCGCGAACTCGATCACCGCCAAGGCGGCCTTCGGCGAGGTCTGCGACGCCGAGCTCCGAGAGCAGTTCCTGACTGCCATGGAGGTCGGGGTGAGTGCAGGCGGGGGATTCTGCGTCGGCGACCTCTTCCCGTCTCTGTGGTTCGTGGACGTCATTACCGGGCTCAAAGGCAGGCTCTGGAAAGCGCGCCGGGAGATCGACGCCGTCTTCGACACCATCATCGGTGAGTGCGAGGCGCGGCgggagaagaagaagacgtcGACGACGGCAACGGCAACGACCGAAGAGGATGACATTCTGAGCGTCATCCTCCAAATCAAGGACGAGGGGGAGATTAAATTCCCCGTCGGCAACACAAACGTCAAGGCAATCATACTG GATTTGTTCATTGGAGGGACAGAGACGACCGCCACGAGCGTCGAGTGGATCATGTCGGAGCTCATGAGAAACCCGGACGTGATGCAGAAGGTGCAGCTGGAGGTGCGCCGGACATTCGACAACAAGAAACCGCAGGACCACGAGGCACACATCGAGGAGCTGCACTACATGAAGATGATAATCAAGGAGACCCTGAGGATGCACCCGCCGCTACCTCTCATGATTCCCCATGAATGCCGGCAGACATGTGACATCGGTGGGTTCAAGGTCCTCGAGGGCTCTAGGATACTGATCAACGCATGGGCGATCGGAAGGAACCCCGACTCCTGGGAGGACGCCGAGGTGTTTAGGCCGGAGCGGTTCGAGGAcagcaacttggactacaagggcaCGCAGTACGAGTACTTGCCGTTCGGGAGCGGGAGGAGGATGTGCCCTGGCAGCAACTTTGGGCTGGCTGCGCTGGACCTCATCCTTGCACGGCTTCTCTACTACTTCAACTGGAGCCTCCTCGGTGGAATGCGCCCGGATGAGCTCGACACGGAGATGATCGCCGGCGCGACAGCCAAGAAGAAGAACCCACTGAACCTAGTCGCGACACCTTATAATGTTCCCATGCAAACTCAGAGTTGA